GTTAGAATTGTTGGGGTAAGAACAGGAAGAATAGCGGTATCTTTTGCGGTATTTAATATTTTTGCTTTGGTTTCTAGAACTGCAAACAGCGTTCAAGCACCACTACTTGCTAAAACAATTGAAAGTACTATAAAAACAGGAAATCCTCAGAGTTTATTATCTACCTTTAGGTGGATACTATTTTCTACAACAATTGCAACAATTATTGGTTCAGCACTTATGCCAACATTTATAAAGGTTTTTGAAAAAGTAGTAGAATCATTTAGTATTAATCGTTCTATACCTAAATTATTAATGCATGCTTTTTCAAAATCAGGAATAGAGCAGTTCAAGAGTAGTGTTACAAAACCTAAAAAAGAGAATTTTGCACAATTTAAGAGTTTCAAAATGATGCCTAAAAAAATAATATTGCTTAATACTATAGCTTTTTCTATATCGACTGTTGGTGTTTTGGCATCATTGTATGCAGGATGTTTAAATCCAGAATTAAGAACCACATGTAGCACATTATCAGCTGTTATAAATGGCAGTGCAACAATACTTATGGTTATATTCATAGATCCATTTATATCAATTTTAACGGATGATGTAATAAATGGAGAATGTAGTCAATTGCAGTTTGATAGATGTATAATTTTTATTGTTGGGGGATTAATAGTGGGAACAATCTTAGCGCAGTTTTTATTAATTCCAGCAGCGCAGGTAATATCTTTTATAGCAAAATTAATTTAAAACTGAAGAGAGTAGCTTCACTAGCTTTTAAAATAGAGTATTAATTACAATGTGTAATGTCTATAAGTGATTTAGATTTTTATAAAAGCGAGCATGATTAATCAACAAAACAAAAAATGCGAGGAGGCATAATACATGATTCTTTCTGGAAAAGAAATAAAGAAAAAGCTAGGTAAAGAAATTATAATTGAACCTTTTAATGAGGAACAACTTAATCCTAATAGTTATAATCTGAGGTTACATAATGAATTACTTGTTTATGATGAACTAACTTTGGATATGAAAAAAGAAAATAAGGTTAAAGAGCTTTTTATACCAAAAGAGGGACTAGTTTTGGAACCGGGAAAATTATATCTTGGAAGAACAGTTGAGTATACAGGAACAAATAACTATGTACCGATGCTCGAAGGTAGGTCTTCTATTGGGAGATTGGGGTTATTCATTCACATAACAGCAGGATTTGGTGACGTTGGTTTTCAAGGGTTTTGGACTCTAGAAATATTTTGTGTTCAACCAATAAAAATTTATTCGGGAGTTGAAATATGTCAGATATATTATCATTGTATCGAAGGTGATTATGATGAATATACGAGTGGAAAATATCAGAATAATGAGGGTGTTCAACCAAGCTTATTATACAAAGATTTTGAACGTTAAATTAATATCTAAATTGAAATACCATATTGACATATTAAAAACTTATAGTTAAAATATAAAGTAACGAACAAACGTTCATATAATGATAAACAAGGCGGTGATTTTATGTATGAGTTTAAGTTGCATTCAAAGTTTAAGCCAACGGGGGATCAACCACAGGCTATTGATAGCCTCGTGAAAGGAATTGAAGAGGGTGAAAAATTCCAGACACTTAAAGGGGTAACTGGTTCAGGTAAAACTTTTACTATGGCTAATATTATTGAGAGAGTTCAAAAGCCTACTTTAGTACTGGCTCATAATAAAATCCTAGCTGCACAACTTTGCTCAGAATTTAGGGAGTTTTTTCCTGACAATTGTGTTGAGTATTTTGTGTCATATTATGATTATTATCAGCCCGAGGCTTATATCGCACAAACAGATACATTTATAGAAAAAGATTCATCCGTTAATGATGATATTGATAAATTAAGAC
This window of the Clostridium estertheticum genome carries:
- a CDS encoding lipid II flippase Amj family protein, which gives rise to MSTQVIIVLILTIIISIISTLAYSVRIVGVRTGRIAVSFAVFNIFALVSRTANSVQAPLLAKTIESTIKTGNPQSLLSTFRWILFSTTIATIIGSALMPTFIKVFEKVVESFSINRSIPKLLMHAFSKSGIEQFKSSVTKPKKENFAQFKSFKMMPKKIILLNTIAFSISTVGVLASLYAGCLNPELRTTCSTLSAVINGSATILMVIFIDPFISILTDDVINGECSQLQFDRCIIFIVGGLIVGTILAQFLLIPAAQVISFIAKLI
- the dcd gene encoding dCTP deaminase — encoded protein: MILSGKEIKKKLGKEIIIEPFNEEQLNPNSYNLRLHNELLVYDELTLDMKKENKVKELFIPKEGLVLEPGKLYLGRTVEYTGTNNYVPMLEGRSSIGRLGLFIHITAGFGDVGFQGFWTLEIFCVQPIKIYSGVEICQIYYHCIEGDYDEYTSGKYQNNEGVQPSLLYKDFER